A genome region from Actinobacillus arthritidis includes the following:
- a CDS encoding TonB-dependent hemoglobin/transferrin/lactoferrin family receptor, with protein sequence MCVLQYNIALAEEQIQLDTIIVKEGLQKQKISEIKKSAKQLAKQQVQDSRDLVRYETGVTVVETGRMGSSGYAVRGVDENRVAITVDGLQQAETLSSQGFKELFEGYGNFNNTRNSVEIETLKQATIRKGADSVRVGSGVLGGAVIFETKDARDFLIEKDYHFGYKTGYSSADNQKSNSLTFAGRYKNFDLLALKTWRDGHELENYDYKTANGNLQGKEREKADPYAIKKDSTLIKLGYSPSENHRFSVVADIYEKKNRGHDFSYTLKPTTYIDVDEYELRHTNDKSKRQNYAFVYENFSANPLWDSLKLTYSTQKIKNRARTDDYCDGKHCKETENLAGLQLKDGKVVDRDGKAPQLSVEPSSGLTMITDSKGTYTEGLELVNDYWFDCNVFDCNSPITAYKKSYDNSIRFGEVKLNKTYTNEKGHKFATLTRKQDFYSVLLPSSKGYTENIYSERDLDTETKQINLDLTKNILLFGQEHSFEYGGSYNQTEKKMVNHSGFSATGNTQWWARRFLGVKTNYFKNGEEEAITCSNASGSDQWNGLLCPNQDTFSFLIPVEAKNSSLYFTDNVKVNDYLSFDLGYRYDHIRYKPQYIAGKTAKIPDDMLQGIFVPLPNNPSNEQIRQNAEENIKYFSRNVKYQKHSYSLAATTDPLSFLRLQIKYANGFRAPTSDELYFTFKHPDFTVLPNVNLKAERAKTKEATLTLHSDLGFITTSYFKTDYENFIDLKYIGSKNLTNVFSGSATARPYQIYQNINRQDAKVNGLEINSKLNLGQLWQILDGFNASYKYTYQKGKMEGNLPLNAIQPRTSVFGLGYAHPEDKFGVDVYVTRVSAKKAEDTYNMYHSEEKAKDSYLKWRSGAYTLLDMIAYAKPWKNVTLQAGVYNLQNRKYLTWESARSIRPFGTSNLINQTTGRGSNRFTASGRNFKLSAEVTF encoded by the coding sequence TTGTGTGTTTTACAATACAACATTGCATTAGCAGAAGAACAAATCCAGCTGGATACCATTATCGTTAAAGAGGGCCTTCAGAAACAAAAAATTTCTGAAATCAAAAAATCTGCAAAACAACTTGCTAAACAACAGGTGCAAGATTCTCGAGATCTAGTACGCTATGAAACCGGTGTGACAGTAGTTGAAACAGGACGTATGGGCAGTAGCGGTTATGCAGTACGTGGTGTAGATGAAAACCGTGTTGCCATTACCGTAGATGGTTTACAACAAGCGGAAACACTTTCATCTCAAGGATTTAAAGAATTATTTGAAGGGTACGGTAATTTTAATAATACGCGTAATTCGGTGGAAATTGAAACCTTGAAACAAGCGACAATTCGTAAGGGAGCGGATTCAGTACGAGTTGGAAGCGGTGTTTTAGGTGGTGCAGTGATATTTGAAACTAAAGATGCTCGTGACTTTTTAATAGAAAAAGATTATCACTTCGGCTATAAAACTGGCTATTCAAGTGCAGATAATCAAAAATCAAATTCACTTACATTTGCCGGTCGTTATAAGAACTTTGATCTTTTAGCTTTAAAAACTTGGCGTGACGGACATGAATTAGAGAATTACGATTACAAGACGGCAAACGGTAATTTGCAAGGTAAAGAACGAGAAAAAGCTGATCCTTATGCCATTAAAAAAGATAGCACATTAATTAAACTCGGATATTCTCCCTCAGAGAATCATCGTTTTAGCGTAGTAGCAGATATATATGAAAAGAAAAATCGAGGTCACGACTTTTCTTATACTTTAAAACCGACTACATATATTGATGTTGATGAATATGAATTACGTCATACGAATGATAAGAGTAAGCGTCAAAATTATGCATTTGTGTATGAAAACTTTAGTGCCAATCCATTATGGGATAGTTTAAAACTGACTTATTCTACTCAGAAAATTAAGAACAGAGCGAGAACAGACGATTATTGTGATGGAAAGCATTGCAAAGAAACGGAAAATTTAGCTGGTTTACAGCTAAAAGACGGTAAAGTCGTCGATAGAGATGGTAAGGCACCACAATTAAGTGTTGAACCGTCATCAGGACTAACAATGATCACGGACTCAAAAGGCACTTATACTGAGGGGCTAGAGTTAGTGAACGATTATTGGTTTGATTGTAATGTCTTCGATTGTAACTCACCGATTACCGCTTATAAAAAAAGTTATGATAACTCAATTCGTTTTGGCGAGGTAAAGCTTAATAAGACATATACTAACGAAAAGGGACATAAGTTTGCTACGCTTACTCGTAAACAGGATTTTTATAGTGTTTTGCTTCCAAGTAGTAAAGGTTATACGGAGAATATTTATTCAGAACGAGATTTAGATACTGAAACTAAGCAAATTAATTTAGATTTAACTAAAAATATCTTGTTATTTGGTCAAGAGCATTCTTTTGAATATGGCGGTAGCTATAATCAAACTGAAAAGAAAATGGTGAATCACAGTGGCTTTAGTGCTACGGGAAATACGCAATGGTGGGCAAGACGTTTTTTAGGTGTAAAAACGAATTACTTTAAGAATGGGGAAGAGGAAGCTATTACTTGTAGTAATGCTTCGGGAAGTGATCAGTGGAACGGTTTACTTTGCCCTAATCAAGATACTTTTTCATTTTTAATTCCGGTTGAAGCAAAAAATAGCTCGTTATATTTTACTGATAATGTAAAAGTGAATGACTATTTAAGCTTTGATTTGGGTTATCGTTATGATCACATTCGATATAAGCCTCAATATATTGCCGGTAAAACGGCGAAGATTCCGGATGATATGTTACAAGGTATTTTTGTACCGTTACCGAATAATCCCTCAAATGAGCAGATTCGTCAAAATGCGGAAGAAAATATTAAATATTTCTCACGTAATGTTAAATATCAAAAACACTCTTATTCCTTAGCGGCAACAACGGATCCACTTAGTTTCTTACGCTTACAGATAAAATATGCTAATGGTTTTAGAGCACCGACTTCCGATGAGCTTTATTTTACCTTTAAGCATCCGGATTTTACTGTATTACCGAATGTAAATTTAAAAGCCGAGCGAGCTAAAACAAAAGAAGCAACATTAACGTTACATAGTGATTTAGGTTTTATTACGACCAGTTATTTTAAAACGGATTATGAGAATTTTATTGATTTAAAATATATAGGGTCTAAAAATTTAACGAATGTTTTTAGTGGAAGTGCCACGGCAAGACCTTACCAGATTTACCAAAATATAAACCGTCAAGATGCGAAGGTGAATGGTTTGGAAATTAACTCTAAATTGAATCTCGGTCAGCTATGGCAGATTTTAGATGGGTTTAATGCAAGTTATAAATACACTTATCAAAAAGGTAAGATGGAGGGTAATTTGCCGCTTAATGCGATTCAGCCGAGAACATCTGTGTTTGGTTTAGGTTATGCACATCCGGAAGATAAATTCGGGGTTGATGTGTATGTTACCCGTGTAAGTGCGAAGAAGGCGGAAGATACTTACAATATGTATCATAGCGAAGAAAAGGCAAAAGACAGTTATTTAAAATGGCGTAGCGGTGCTTATACGTTGTTAGATATGATTGCTTATGCGAAACCGTGGAAAAATGTCACGTTACAGGCAGGTGTTTATAATTTACAGAACCGCAAATATCTGACTTGGGAATCGGCTCGTTCGATTCGTCCGTTTGGGACAAGTAACTTGATTAACCAAACGACAGGTAGAGGATCAAACCGCTTCACTGCTTCGGGAAGAAACTTTAAGTTAAGTGCAGAGGTAACATTCTAA
- a CDS encoding NAD(P)H-dependent oxidoreductase yields MFNIEKENVLAAFKYRRATRNYDASKKISDEDFAYILELARLSPSSVGSEPWKFVVIQNQELRNKLKPVAWGMAAQMDATSHLVVLLAKKNASHDSEYFKKALEQRGLTAEEMEKTLALYKQFHVEDIKIAGNERALFDWCSKQTYIALGNMMSGVAMIGIDSRPIEGFNYDAVNQILAEAGAFDPNEYGVSVMATFGYRAGEIAPKSRKPLEEIVSWMK; encoded by the coding sequence ATGTTTAATATTGAAAAAGAAAATGTTTTAGCGGCATTTAAATATCGTCGTGCGACACGTAACTATGACGCATCTAAAAAAATCAGCGATGAAGATTTCGCTTATATTTTAGAATTAGCTCGTCTTTCACCAAGTTCGGTCGGTTCTGAGCCGTGGAAATTTGTGGTAATTCAAAACCAAGAATTACGTAACAAATTAAAACCGGTTGCGTGGGGTATGGCGGCACAAATGGACGCGACAAGCCATTTAGTGGTGTTACTTGCTAAGAAAAATGCAAGTCACGATAGCGAATACTTCAAAAAAGCACTTGAACAACGTGGTTTAACCGCCGAAGAAATGGAAAAAACGTTAGCGTTATACAAACAATTCCACGTTGAAGATATTAAAATCGCCGGTAATGAGCGTGCGTTATTCGACTGGTGCTCAAAACAGACCTATATCGCATTAGGTAATATGATGAGCGGTGTCGCGATGATTGGTATCGACAGTCGCCCAATCGAAGGTTTCAACTATGATGCGGTTAACCAAATTCTTGCTGAAGCCGGTGCCTTCGATCCAAATGAATATGGCGTATCCGTAATGGCAACCTTCGGCTATCGTGCTGGTGAAATCGCCCCGAAATCACGTAAACCGCTCGAAGAAATTGTAAGTTGGATGAAATAA
- a CDS encoding NAD(P)-dependent oxidoreductase — MPHQKENTMTATFTQIGWIGLGQMGVPMVNRLLANNINVSVYNRNAAKSAEFAEKGAKVAGSVEKLVAENQAIILMVSDYAAAVDILNPDVCATPQGKVIVNMSTVSPTENLKLKVLVEEHGGLFAEAPVSGSVVPATNGTLLILFGGQEAVLKPLQPVFDVLGQRTFHFGDVGKGSGAKLVLNSLLGVFGEAYAEAMLMGEQFGINLNDLAEAIGGSAMNSPMFQTKKPLLLEKSFPAAFMLKHASKDLNLACGELEKAGLTLPAVETVAAQYREAVKADLGSQDVSGIYLQLAKK, encoded by the coding sequence ATCCCGCATCAGAAGGAAAATACTATGACGGCAACATTTACACAAATTGGTTGGATTGGCTTAGGTCAAATGGGCGTACCGATGGTTAATCGTTTACTGGCGAACAATATCAATGTCAGCGTTTATAACCGAAATGCGGCGAAAAGTGCGGAATTTGCAGAAAAAGGTGCAAAAGTTGCCGGTTCGGTAGAAAAATTAGTTGCAGAAAACCAAGCGATTATTTTGATGGTTTCGGACTATGCGGCGGCAGTAGATATTTTAAATCCGGACGTTTGTGCAACGCCGCAGGGTAAAGTTATCGTGAATATGAGTACGGTTTCCCCAACCGAAAACTTAAAACTAAAAGTATTGGTGGAAGAACACGGCGGTTTATTTGCTGAAGCACCGGTTTCAGGTTCGGTTGTGCCGGCAACAAACGGTACTTTATTAATCCTATTCGGTGGACAAGAAGCTGTATTAAAACCGTTACAACCGGTATTTGACGTACTTGGTCAGCGTACTTTCCATTTTGGTGATGTGGGTAAAGGCTCTGGGGCAAAATTAGTGCTTAATTCATTATTAGGCGTATTCGGTGAAGCCTATGCGGAAGCAATGTTAATGGGTGAACAATTCGGGATTAACTTAAATGATCTTGCCGAAGCGATTGGCGGATCGGCAATGAACTCACCGATGTTCCAAACCAAAAAACCGTTATTATTAGAAAAATCATTCCCTGCGGCATTTATGCTGAAACATGCAAGTAAAGATCTCAATCTCGCTTGCGGAGAATTAGAAAAAGCCGGCTTAACGCTACCAGCGGTTGAAACGGTTGCGGCACAATATCGTGAGGCTGTAAAAGCGGATTTAGGAAGCCAAGATGTTTCAGGTATTTACTTACAATTAGCGAAAAAATAA
- a CDS encoding LLM class flavin-dependent oxidoreductase produces MQLSILNLVPVREGQDYAQAMQSMVKLAQLAEELDLARYWIAEHHNMKNLASSATTLLIQHALANTEKIAVGSGGVMLPNHSPYIVAEQYGTLATLYPNRVQLGLGRAPGTDMRTANALRRGAKHLEFPDEIAELRGYFQNTNPVSAYPAAGLDIPFYILGSSTESAYLAAELGLPYAFAAHFAPRMMMEAVEIYRRYFKPSDYLAKPYVIMGVNAIVADSDAEAQSLVTTQTQFFINVVTNAQQNLQPPMANDAEVWQNFNRTENELHFGPVDLREMQIYHQEKAVVEQMTACTLVGSPATVKAQLTQLAKRVEIDEIMVVTYIYDEQKQAKSYRLLKDVVASM; encoded by the coding sequence ATGCAACTTTCTATTTTAAATCTCGTCCCAGTGCGTGAAGGACAAGACTACGCACAAGCAATGCAGTCTATGGTGAAACTGGCACAATTGGCGGAAGAACTGGATTTGGCTCGCTATTGGATTGCCGAACACCATAATATGAAAAACTTAGCCAGCTCGGCGACCACCCTGCTGATTCAACACGCATTAGCCAATACTGAAAAAATTGCGGTTGGTTCAGGCGGTGTAATGTTACCGAACCACAGCCCTTATATTGTGGCGGAACAATACGGCACGCTTGCGACTCTTTATCCAAATCGTGTCCAACTTGGCTTAGGCAGAGCGCCCGGCACCGATATGCGTACCGCTAATGCGTTACGCCGAGGGGCAAAACATCTCGAATTTCCGGATGAAATTGCCGAACTGCGAGGTTATTTCCAAAATACTAATCCGGTTTCGGCTTACCCTGCCGCCGGTTTAGATATCCCGTTCTATATTTTAGGCTCCAGCACCGAAAGTGCTTATTTAGCCGCAGAACTGGGCTTACCTTATGCGTTTGCCGCTCACTTTGCCCCACGAATGATGATGGAAGCGGTCGAAATTTATCGCCGTTATTTCAAACCGTCCGACTATTTAGCAAAACCTTATGTAATTATGGGCGTGAATGCGATTGTGGCGGATAGCGATGCGGAAGCACAAAGTCTGGTGACCACCCAAACCCAATTCTTTATCAATGTCGTGACCAACGCACAACAGAATTTACAACCGCCAATGGCAAATGATGCGGAAGTGTGGCAAAACTTTAACCGCACGGAAAACGAGCTACACTTTGGACCGGTCGATTTACGTGAAATGCAGATTTACCACCAAGAAAAAGCGGTGGTAGAACAAATGACCGCTTGCACGCTAGTCGGCTCGCCAGCAACGGTTAAAGCTCAATTAACCCAATTAGCTAAACGCGTGGAAATTGATGAAATTATGGTGGTAACTTATATCTACGATGAACAAAAACAAGCGAAATCTTACCGCTTGTTGAAGGATGTTGTAGCGAGTATGTAA
- a CDS encoding LysR family transcriptional regulator → MRDIRTVDLNLLKAFDALLQERNVTKAAQRLSVTQPAMSAMLNRLRDSFGDPLFVRVQHGIEPTARALALMPSVKTILAEVNRMLRPVEFDPQTAEMTIKIASTDYGLEAIGTPFLAHLKQLAPKIRVAFLPAQDVDLLAQFEQARIDIALVSTQHIPADLHSKPLLTEHYVCVMRADHPMANQSLNLDNFCELDFAMMSYDGGQFYGVCDEALAKLGKTRRVSVSVNHFSLLPNILRSTDVVALVPSRLSHNLSGLICKELPLEVQGFAIQMAWHERTHQDPAYQWIRNLLVESLTKP, encoded by the coding sequence ATGCGTGATATTAGAACCGTTGATTTAAACTTATTGAAAGCGTTTGATGCACTCTTGCAAGAACGTAACGTAACCAAAGCGGCACAACGTTTATCCGTGACTCAGCCGGCAATGAGTGCAATGCTAAATCGCTTGCGTGATAGCTTTGGTGACCCGTTATTTGTGCGTGTACAACACGGGATTGAACCGACTGCCAGAGCCTTGGCATTAATGCCTTCGGTTAAAACCATTTTGGCGGAAGTGAATCGAATGTTGCGCCCGGTGGAATTTGATCCGCAAACGGCTGAAATGACGATTAAGATCGCTTCTACCGATTATGGTTTGGAAGCGATTGGCACACCTTTTTTAGCCCATTTAAAACAACTTGCACCAAAAATTCGTGTCGCTTTTTTACCGGCACAAGATGTGGATTTGTTAGCCCAATTTGAACAGGCGAGAATTGATATTGCCTTGGTTTCTACCCAACATATTCCGGCGGATTTACACAGCAAACCGTTGCTGACAGAACATTATGTTTGTGTGATGCGAGCAGATCACCCAATGGCAAATCAATCGCTCAATTTAGATAACTTTTGTGAATTGGATTTTGCAATGATGTCCTATGACGGCGGACAATTTTACGGTGTTTGTGATGAGGCATTGGCGAAACTCGGTAAAACTCGCCGTGTATCAGTATCGGTTAATCACTTTTCTTTGCTACCGAATATCTTACGTAGCACAGACGTGGTGGCATTGGTGCCATCACGTTTATCTCATAACCTTAGCGGATTGATTTGCAAAGAGCTTCCGCTTGAAGTACAGGGCTTTGCAATCCAAATGGCGTGGCACGAACGCACCCACCAAGATCCTGCTTATCAATGGATCAGAAATTTGTTGGTGGAGAGCCTGACGAAACCATAA
- a CDS encoding LysR family transcriptional regulator, producing MDLNAIRMFICAVQMGSLSKATEKLQLPLSTLSRNISELEKNLRIQLLERAKTGVTPTVAGQKFYEQTYLNMEAILEAERNLHHDEQQLSGLLRITTPPSYFPAWKIIRDFQQRYPNVQIQCTASERITDFFADGVDVAFRFYRESDDRVIAKKLTAVGQILVSTPAFLAKFGTPNSLEELQHFPLAGYGENGRLRLEKMFLQQNIELPTYFVSNDFQAILEYALHDCAIGFLPPYCVEQYLTSGQLVEILPNEPKYQHQMYLVYPSHKHPSAVLKAFVEFVLQA from the coding sequence ATGGATTTAAATGCAATTAGAATGTTTATTTGTGCGGTACAAATGGGCAGTTTGTCAAAAGCGACTGAAAAATTACAACTGCCTCTTTCTACCCTAAGTCGTAACATCAGTGAATTAGAAAAGAACTTACGAATTCAGCTTCTTGAGCGAGCTAAAACCGGCGTTACACCCACTGTTGCCGGTCAAAAATTTTACGAGCAAACCTATCTCAATATGGAAGCTATTTTAGAGGCGGAACGTAATCTACACCATGATGAACAACAACTCAGCGGTCTACTAAGAATTACCACGCCGCCTTCTTATTTTCCTGCGTGGAAAATCATTCGAGACTTCCAACAGCGTTATCCAAATGTTCAAATACAATGTACCGCCAGCGAACGTATTACCGACTTTTTTGCTGACGGTGTTGATGTCGCTTTTCGGTTTTATCGAGAATCGGACGACCGAGTAATCGCCAAAAAATTAACGGCAGTTGGGCAAATATTGGTATCCACCCCTGCATTTTTAGCCAAGTTCGGGACTCCTAATTCCTTGGAAGAATTACAACATTTCCCTCTCGCAGGTTATGGAGAAAATGGAAGATTACGACTCGAAAAAATGTTTTTACAACAAAATATTGAGCTTCCTACCTATTTTGTTAGTAATGATTTTCAAGCGATTTTGGAATATGCACTGCATGATTGTGCTATCGGCTTTTTGCCACCTTATTGTGTAGAACAATATCTTACATCAGGGCAATTAGTTGAAATTCTGCCTAACGAGCCTAAATACCAACATCAAATGTACTTGGTTTACCCCTCTCATAAACATCCTTCCGCTGTGCTAAAAGCATTTGTTGAATTTGTTTTACAAGCTTAA
- a CDS encoding putative quinol monooxygenase — translation MIAVYAVAVVKPEHIDTFKTLVNSLVEASRQDKGCVSYQVGTVAGKENTFAFVEQWQSMADLEAHTQQAHFTQAVEKFADLLSQPLDINVVELF, via the coding sequence ATGATTGCAGTTTATGCGGTTGCGGTAGTTAAACCGGAACATATTGATACATTTAAAACATTGGTTAATTCATTGGTTGAGGCTTCTCGCCAAGATAAAGGTTGTGTGAGTTACCAAGTTGGTACTGTTGCCGGCAAAGAGAATACTTTTGCTTTTGTTGAACAGTGGCAGTCAATGGCGGATTTAGAAGCTCACACACAACAAGCTCACTTTACGCAAGCGGTTGAAAAATTTGCGGATTTACTTAGCCAACCACTTGATATTAACGTAGTCGAATTATTTTAA
- a CDS encoding AraC family transcriptional regulator, protein MQIIDKLLPLVPKNQLWQTPIDGLVIQHADRPTPVVNTILEPRICIVLQGERKICIGDQCTLFSNQHFMFCPVNVPLSVEVVEASPEKPYLMMTMKIDLKMVASIVPHIPRKIAKNQPKSTAFLQWQMEENLLAQFERLIDLLKTPEDIDFLAPLIQQQIYYVLLKSDQGQKLRELVQVGDHTNRIAQTALWIEQHLSEPLRVDDLAKQAGMSVSGFHLHFKKMTNMSPLQYQKSHRLLTAQKLIQTKQSNIANIAFQVGYESPSQFSREYKRHFGVSPKGDAR, encoded by the coding sequence ATGCAAATTATTGATAAATTATTACCGCTTGTACCGAAAAACCAACTTTGGCAAACGCCGATTGATGGACTTGTGATTCAGCATGCCGACCGCCCTACACCAGTGGTGAACACAATTCTTGAACCTCGTATTTGTATCGTCTTACAAGGCGAACGCAAAATTTGCATTGGCGATCAATGTACGCTATTCAGTAATCAGCATTTTATGTTTTGCCCTGTCAATGTGCCGTTGTCGGTGGAAGTGGTTGAAGCAAGCCCTGAAAAGCCCTACTTGATGATGACGATGAAAATCGACCTAAAAATGGTGGCAAGTATCGTGCCGCATATTCCAAGGAAAATTGCAAAAAATCAGCCAAAATCGACCGCTTTCTTACAATGGCAAATGGAAGAAAATTTGCTGGCTCAGTTTGAGCGCCTAATTGATTTGCTCAAAACTCCGGAAGATATAGATTTTCTTGCGCCACTTATTCAGCAACAAATTTATTATGTCCTGCTAAAAAGTGATCAAGGGCAGAAATTACGAGAATTGGTACAAGTAGGCGACCACACAAATCGAATTGCTCAAACCGCACTTTGGATCGAGCAACATTTGTCTGAACCGTTACGGGTAGATGATTTAGCGAAACAGGCGGGAATGTCGGTTTCAGGTTTTCATTTACATTTTAAAAAAATGACCAATATGTCGCCGTTACAATATCAAAAATCGCATCGTCTACTGACCGCACAAAAGCTTATTCAAACCAAGCAAAGCAATATCGCCAATATTGCTTTCCAAGTCGGTTACGAAAGCCCAAGTCAGTTTAGCCGAGAATATAAAAGACATTTTGGGGTAAGCCCGAAAGGGGATGCGAGATAG
- a CDS encoding glucose/sorbosone family PQQ-dependent dehydrogenase, which yields MKKTLLAMMIATAAVGTTAYAETKAVANPVVANLEQEIKSSVLVDGLDGVWDMVWGADDKIWITERQGKNIATIDPKTGEKKVLYTFDKAFAQPVHQGVLGMAFHPNFLKGKGEDYVYAYYTYAKNPTDGKSTAGRIVRLSYDAKAGTLGNETVVLDNLTGGDDHNGGRLMFDQAGKLLATFGDNGFNQYGNSCKENLAQKLPTAEEIKQGNFSHYRGKILRLNLDGSIPDDNPTINGVKSHVWAYGFRNPQGLVWVGDQLFNVDQGPGVDDEVNLIEKGGNYGWPHIAGYQDNQAYSYVNYSQVNNCTQAPMYDEVTVPEGVKAQFQKETDVKLDNFKEPLKTFYTVPNSYNFNDPKCNGDYICWPTVATTSIAYYPKDGKIKHLQNSLLITGVKTGILYQLPLSGDAKQVQGEVLTHFRTSNRYRMVLVSPDSSKIYVATDSAGYIMGKQQQPVNEVENKGAILVFEAK from the coding sequence ATGAAAAAAACATTACTGGCTATGATGATCGCAACAGCCGCAGTTGGTACAACGGCTTATGCTGAAACGAAAGCGGTGGCAAATCCTGTGGTGGCGAACCTTGAACAAGAAATCAAAAGTTCGGTATTGGTGGACGGCTTAGACGGCGTTTGGGATATGGTTTGGGGGGCTGACGACAAAATTTGGATCACCGAGCGTCAAGGCAAGAACATTGCGACCATTGATCCCAAAACGGGCGAGAAAAAAGTGCTTTACACCTTTGACAAAGCCTTCGCTCAGCCCGTTCATCAGGGTGTATTGGGAATGGCGTTCCACCCCAACTTCTTGAAAGGCAAAGGCGAGGACTATGTTTACGCCTACTACACTTATGCTAAAAATCCAACGGACGGCAAATCAACCGCTGGGCGTATCGTGCGTTTAAGCTATGATGCCAAAGCGGGAACACTCGGTAACGAAACGGTGGTGCTAGATAATTTAACAGGCGGTGATGATCATAACGGTGGGCGTTTGATGTTCGACCAAGCGGGCAAATTATTGGCAACCTTTGGCGATAACGGTTTCAACCAATACGGTAATAGCTGTAAGGAAAACCTCGCTCAAAAATTACCAACCGCTGAGGAAATCAAGCAAGGCAACTTCAGCCATTATCGTGGCAAAATTCTTCGTCTGAATTTGGACGGCTCAATCCCTGACGATAACCCAACAATTAACGGTGTGAAAAGCCACGTTTGGGCGTATGGTTTCCGCAATCCGCAAGGCTTAGTTTGGGTAGGCGACCAACTGTTCAACGTGGATCAAGGTCCGGGCGTGGACGATGAAGTCAATCTCATCGAAAAAGGGGGCAATTACGGCTGGCCGCACATTGCTGGCTACCAAGACAATCAGGCTTATAGCTATGTGAATTACTCTCAAGTGAACAACTGTACTCAAGCCCCGATGTACGATGAAGTGACCGTGCCAGAGGGCGTGAAAGCACAATTCCAAAAAGAAACGGACGTGAAATTAGACAATTTCAAAGAGCCATTAAAAACGTTCTATACCGTGCCGAACAGCTACAATTTCAATGATCCAAAATGCAATGGCGACTATATTTGCTGGCCAACGGTAGCGACTACCAGTATCGCTTATTATCCGAAAGACGGCAAAATCAAGCATTTGCAAAATTCCTTGCTTATCACAGGGGTAAAAACAGGTATTCTCTACCAATTACCGTTAAGTGGCGATGCAAAACAGGTTCAAGGCGAAGTGCTAACCCACTTCCGCACCAGCAACCGCTACCGAATGGTACTAGTGTCGCCTGATAGCTCGAAAATCTATGTTGCTACCGACAGTGCAGGCTACATTATGGGTAAACAGCAACAGCCCGTAAATGAAGTCGAAAACAAAGGGGCAATTCTCGTTTTTGAAGCGAAATAA
- a CDS encoding cation diffusion facilitator family transporter, giving the protein MACNHCAVEQTMLSNTYRKILWVVFSINAVMFIVEILVGLRANSVSLLADSLDFLGDSANYLISLLVLGKSLSIRAKASLLKGITMGLVGVWVFITTFYQFAEGSLPSYNDMGGMGLAAFMANMLAAWLLYRFRQGDSNMMSVWLCSRNDAIGNLIIILASFFVYLTHSNLPDLIVAIVMVYLSLSASYAIIRQALKELKHQ; this is encoded by the coding sequence ATGGCTTGCAATCATTGTGCTGTTGAGCAAACAATGCTTTCCAACACTTATCGGAAAATTTTATGGGTCGTATTTTCGATCAATGCAGTAATGTTTATAGTTGAAATTTTGGTCGGCTTGCGAGCAAATTCGGTGTCACTATTAGCGGATAGTTTGGATTTTTTAGGTGATAGTGCCAATTATCTGATTAGCCTTTTGGTTTTAGGTAAGTCTCTTTCCATAAGAGCAAAAGCCAGTCTTCTTAAAGGTATAACAATGGGATTGGTTGGCGTGTGGGTTTTCATTACAACCTTTTACCAATTTGCTGAAGGCTCACTTCCAAGTTATAACGATATGGGCGGAATGGGATTAGCGGCATTTATGGCAAATATGCTTGCCGCTTGGTTACTCTATCGCTTTCGTCAAGGCGACAGCAATATGATGAGCGTATGGCTATGCTCACGAAATGATGCGATTGGTAATTTAATCATTATCTTAGCCTCATTTTTTGTTTATCTTACTCACTCAAATCTACCTGATCTTATCGTTGCTATTGTGATGGTTTATCTCTCACTTTCAGCGAGTTATGCGATTATTCGCCAAGCACTTAAAGAGTTAAAACATCAATAG